One window from the genome of Hoplias malabaricus isolate fHopMal1 chromosome X2, fHopMal1.hap1, whole genome shotgun sequence encodes:
- the LOC136677122 gene encoding tetratricopeptide repeat protein 37-like — MSSKEVKSALKSAREAIKNKEFKEALKHCKAVLKLEKNNYNAWVFIGVAAAELEQPDQAQSAYRKAAELEPEQLLAWQGLANLYENSDHEDFKAELPKIYQKLITLYEISDKVRCFEVSKKLVDIYQAEKNYLQVARVWRRLIQVRETEEGVEVFELGELWREMTRLLLGSVEQQDNETQQHLLSAFEKALQLTENIPSEDHRQLTQDYITCLSKLPHEVVKLKEVCEATLTLYPKCPYPLEVLGEHYLITGDCSEDAVSCYTRLLELDPVSSLAHFGLGSRALQNRKYEDAAKSFDLGLKRKRSSIIGWYGLAQAELKLHKYSDSIMSSSQGLIVSTGNDEGWTQKLLRLKLEALVKVGTEQSSKEALAILSQMSDSRNDPALLALKGGAFLQMGQLEEAIQVSSELLGSHPGSVEGLILQGLAHAAKEEHQQAEQRFLEALAQTPDSGEVYFLLGKLYWSMGEETRKDRSKAHTHLLKAAKLDPHLGSVFRYLGHYYREVAKDVCRARGCYKRAFELDSSDEESGAASVDLSMEQGDMESALEILQSVIERATPGSAKWAWMRRGLYHLKVAQHSQAIADLQAALRADPQDWVCWECLGEAYLNRHSFTAALKAFGKAHLLQPNSIYSLYQAAAIKQTLGRFKEAAGEYLQIISTEEYVPALKGFGECLLAMAKTAMQDCLDGKAVDLIQEAIKYLFRAVQKRSDLSCLWKLLGDACTSCSTVSPNRVSVLVSGALCGANPPDEDHVLNQKQLLTLGERCYGRALKIMAQAPSLWCDLGLNYYHQSRLLLSQQTHQDAQPLLEKALQCVKKAVMLDSGNHTYWNALGVVAMTKGIENFALAQHCFIKSVKVEANNVVAWTNLGTLYLKKGNIELSHEAFKIAQSLEPLYVNCWIGQALIAETVGSYDTMDLFRHTTELSTHTEGVKGYAYWVCSTLLDKSNRSSELYRYNIVQMNAVSAAQMALSKYTERIQTDTDAFVMLGFLNEHLQLKKQASEAYKRAVELLQNSCLTEELNFTRRGYARALCDTGLWEEAVHHYSSTSLEELHDLTGLALACCRGGRLQESVDAYEKALAVASTEKEKAYILTALALLQHRLGNMDTAKTLLFKCSLLKEPVPESLVCLCALGLVHEDVTLASAALSELLKLEGALGGAVEERCLLTCTLLALQGNYSSVQREASRAVFRNPGNPSLWALLSRLVPQYTPSKADGGAVAGSVACHASMTLGKRALLYSGVNQLASGRHLGEDRRRNALKTIQRAVLLCPDDPAGWAGLMAACHTENTACALSGSTPCREGLEKALMTMVSAKVKGLPREDFPLARALESWTLQQTVSVLKQSSQYDEAEALCSQVLNISPEHPAVFLLLRQVQCERLLLSDTGKCISATVLDQLSAAVMANPNSVSAWHWLAEVYRSQGLLAQASVALRQSLQLASQLGHYSGKIGSLLRLALLALAPCMAGVGGGEWKDLVRDACSEVLKLGPSPPALLFQALLQFSIKMSARETRRFLEKIVYGPCSGEAKTVASVARWYLLRHLHAKDDLQLIDTLILEAEAAGDSRLLEFHKRLYP; from the exons ATGTCAAGTAAAGAAGTGAAGTCGGCTCTTAAAAGTGCCAGAGAAGCTATTAAGAACAAGGAGTTTAAAGAAGCTCTGAAGCATTGTAAG GCTGTTTTAAAGTTGGAGAAGAATAACTACAATGCCTGGGTGTTCATTGGAGTTGCGGCTGCAGAGCTGGAGCAGCCAGATCAGGCCCAGAGCGCCTACAGAAAAGCGGCCGAACTGGAGCCCGAGCAACTGCTGGCATGGCAG GGCCTTGCAAATCTGTATGAAAATAGTGACCATGAAGACTTCAAAGCTGAACTGCCCAAAATCTATCAAAAACTCATAACATTATATGAAAT CTCAGACAAGGTCAGATGCTTTGAAGTGAGCAAGAAGTTGGTGGACATCTATCAggcagaaaaaaattatttacag GTAGCAAGAGTGTGGCGGCGGCTCATtcaagtgagagagacagaagaaggTGTGGAGGTCTTTGAGCTGGGGGAACTATGGAGGGAAATGACCAGGTTGCTGCTGGGCAGTGTagagcagcaggacaatgaGACTCAGCAACAT ctaCTTTCTGCCTTTGAAAAAGCTCTTCAGCTAACAGAAAACATACCAAGTGAAGATCACAGACAACTCACACAAGATTATATTACATGTCTTTCAAAG CTCCCTCATGAAGTTGTCAAGCTGAAAGAGGTTTGTGAGGCCACACTCACCTTATACCCAAAATGTCCATATCCTCTAGAAGTACTAGGAGAGCATTATTTAATAACAG GTGACTGCAGTGAGGATGCTGTCAGCTGCTACACTCGTCTGCTGGAGCTAGACCCAGTCAGTTCACTAGCCCATTTTGGCCTGGGCTCAAGGGCCCTTCAAAACAGGAAATATGAGGATGCAGCCAAAAGTTTTGACCTTG GGCTAAAGCGGAAACGCTCCAGCATCATTGGCTGGTATGGCCTTGCTCAGGCTGAACTGAAATTGCACAAATATTCTGACAGTATCATGTCTTCCAGTCAAG GGTTAATTGTCAGTACAGGGAATGATGAAGGCTGGACCCAGAAGCTGCTGAGGCTGAAGCTAGAAGCTCTTGTAAAAGTTGGAACAGAGCAGAGTTCAAAAGAAGCTCTGGCGATACTTTCTCAG ATGTCAGATTCCAGAAATGATCCTGCATTGTTAGCATTAAAAGGAGGGGCCTTTTTGCAAATGGGACAGCTTGAAGAAGCCATTCAG GTTTCTTCTGAGCTGCTCGGCTCTCACCCTGGCTCAGTTGAGGGTTTAATCCTACAAGGGCTGGCACATGCAGCTAAAGAAGAGCACCAGCAAGCAGAACAGAG GTTTTTAGAAGCTCTGGCTCAAACACCGGATAGTGGAGAGGTCTATTTTCTCCTGGGGAAACTGTACTGGAGCATGGGGGAAGAAACACGGAAAGACCGCAGCAAAGCACACACGCATCTACTGAAG GCTGCAAAGCTGGATCCACATTTGGGTTCTGTGTTCCGCTACCTTGGTCATTACTACAGAGAGGTGGCCAAGGATGTGTGCAGAGCCAGAGGCTGCTATAAGAGAGCATTTGAGTTGGACTCCTCCGATGAAGAGTCTGGGGCTGCTAGTGTGGACCTCAGCATGGAGCAGGGTGACATG GAATCTGCCTTAGAGATTCTGCAGTCAGTGATAGAGAGAGCTACACCTGGTTCAGCCAAATGGGCCTGGATGAGAAGAGGTCTTTACCACCTTAAAGTGGCTCAGCATTCACAGGCTATTGCAGA TCTTCAGGCTGCACTGCGGGCTGACCCTCAAGATTGGGTTTGTTGGGAGTGTTTAGGAGAGGCCTACCTCAATCGTCACAGTTTTACAGCTGCCCTTAAAGCCTTTGGTAAGGCCCATCTGCTCCAGCCCAACTCCATCTACAGCCTATACCAGGCTGCTGCAATCAAACAGACCCTGGGCAGGTTTAAAGAGGCTGCAGGAGAGTACCTACAGATTATATCCACAGAAGAGTATGTGCCAGCATTAaaag gTTTTGGTGAATGTCTTTTGGCCATGGCCAAGACTGCGATGCAGGACTGCCTTGATGGCAAAGCAGTAGACCTGATACAGGAAGCAATCAAATATTTGTTTAG GGCAGTACAGAAGCGTTCTGACCTCTCGTGTCTGTGGAAACTACTAGGGGATGCCTGCACCAGCTGCAGTACAGTGTCTCCTAATCGGGTCAGCGTGCTGGTGTCAGGGGCTCTATGTGGAGCAAACCCTCCAGATGAAGACCATGTGCTAAACCAAAAACAACTACTCACTCTTGGAGAGAG ATGTTATGGTCGAGCTCTGAAAATAATGGCACAGGCTCCAAGCCTCTGGTGTGACCTGGGTCTTAATTATTATCACCAGTCCAGACTACTCCTTTCACAGCAGACACATCAGGATGCACAGCCACTGCTGGAGAAAGCCCTTCAG TGTGTTAAAAAGGCAGTGATGCTGGACAGTGGGAATCATACTTACTGGAATGCATTAGGAGTGGTAGCTATGACTAAAG GGATTGAAAATTTTGCTCTTGCACAGCACTGCTTCATCAAGTCAGTCAAAGTGGAAGCAAAT AATGTTGTGGCATGGACAAACCTTGGAACTTTGTATCTAAAGAAGGGCAACATTGAG CTTTCACATGAAGCTTTTAAAATTGCCCAGTCTCTGGAGCCACTGTATGTCAACTGTTGGATTGGACAg GCTCTTATTGCTGAGACTGTAGGAAGCTATGACACTATGGACTTATTCAGACACACTACTGAGCTAAGCACTCAT ACTGAAGGAGTGAAGGGTTATGCCTACTGGGTCTGTTCCACTCTACTAGACAAGAGTAATCGAAGCTCTGAGCTCTATCGCTACAACATAGTTCAGATGAATGCTGTCTCAGCTGCACAGATGGCTTTAAGCAAATACACAG AGAGGATTCAGACAGACACAGATGCATTTGTTATGCTGGGCTTTCTAAATGAACACCTACAACTGAAGAAGCAGGCCTCTGAGGCCTATAAAAG AGCTGTGGAGTTGCTCCAGAACAGCTGCCTCACTGAGGAACTCAACTTTACTCGTAGAGGCTATGCACGGGCTCTCTG TGACACAGGGCTGTGGGAGGAGGCAGTTCACCATTACTCTTCCACTTCGTTAGAGGAGCTGCATGATCTCACTGGTCTGGCTCTGGCTTGTTGCAGAGGAGGACGCCTGCAAGAGAGTGTAGACG CCTATGAGAAGGCACTTGCAGTTGCCTCGACCGAGAAAGAAAAAGCCTATATTCTGACGGCTTTAGCTTTACTGCAACACAGACTAGGAAACATGGACACAGCAAAAACTCTGCTATTCAAGTG TTCTTTGCTTAAGGAGCCAGTTCCTGAGAGTCTggtttgtctttgtgctctggGCTTAGTTCATGAGGATGTTACACTGGCAAGcgctgctctctctgagttgtTGAAGCTGGAAGGAGCACTAGGAGGCGCTGTGGAAGAGCGCTGCCTTCTCACTTGCACCCTGTTGGCCTTGCAAGGCAACTATAGCTCGGTGCAGAGAGAGGCCTCTAGAGCTGTGTTCAG AAACCCAGGAAATCCATCTCTCTGGGCTCTTTTGTCCAGACTGGTGCCACAGTACACTCCCAGCAAAGCTGAT GGAGGAGCTGTAGCAGGCAGTGTGGCATGCCATGCTAGCATGACTCTGGGAAAG AGGGCACTGCTGTATAGTGGAGTGAATCAGTTGGCCTCTGGCAGACACTTGGGGGAAGATAGGCGGAGAAATGCTCTAAAGACCATCCAGAGAGCTGTGCTTCTTTGCCCTG ATGATCCAGCAGGGTGGGCAGGGCTTATGGCTGCTTGTCACACTGAGAACACAGCATGTGCTCTTTCAGGCTCCACCCCTTGTAGAGAGGGTCTGGAGAAGGCACTTATGACCATGGTGTCAGCGAAAG TGAAAGGCTTGCCGAGGGAGGACTTCCCATTGGCTCGGGCTCTTGAGAGCTGGACTCTGCAGCAAACTGTTTCTGTTCTCAAACAGAGCAGCCAGTACGATGAAGCTGAGGCCCTCTGTTCACAG GTTTTGAACATTTCACCAGAGCATCCTGCAGTGTTCCTGTTGCTGAGGCAGGTTCAGTGTGAGCGCCTCCTGCTGTCTGATACTGGTAAATGTATATCAGCCACAGTGTTGGATCAGCTCAGTGCCGCTGTCATGGCCAACCCTaactctgtgtctgcctggcaT TGGCTGGCTGAGGTTTACCGTTCCCAGGGTTTACTGGCTCAGGCCTCGGTGGCCCTCAGGCAGTCTCTCCAGTTGGCCTCTCAGCTAGGCCACTACAGTGGAAAGATTGGTAGCCTTCTCCGACTGGCCCTGCTTGCTCTTGCCCCATGCATG gctgGTGTTGGAGGGGGTGAGTGGAAGGATCTTGTGCGGGATGCCTGTTCTGAGGTGCTGAAGCTAGGCCCTTCTCCTCCTGCTTTGCTCTTTCAGGCTTTGCTTCAGTTTTCCATCAAGATGAGTGCCAG GGAAACGAGGCGTTTCTTGGAGAAGATTGTTTATGGCCCATGTTCGGGAGAGGCCAAAACAGTGGCTTCAGTGGCACGCTGGTACCTCCTACGCCACCTCCATGCCAAAGATGACCTACAGCTGATAGAT ACCCTAATTTTGGAGGCTGAAGCAGCTGGAGACTCAAGACTGCTGGAGTTCCACAAACGTCTCTATCCCTGA